One window of the Archaeoglobus sulfaticallidus PM70-1 genome contains the following:
- a CDS encoding amino acid permease: MMSQKIEVKLNKDLGFFDITMIGIAGMIGAGVFALTGIAAGISGPALIIAFFFNGLIATITALAYAELGSSMPQAGGGYVWIKESFPQSAGFIAGWIDWFAHSVACALYAVTFGAFVAVILEGYMPFILVSKVSSFLAVTLFAYVNYIGVKESGKVGGIITLTKVVILLVFTIFGVYRTFSNPEWVLRFTPFMPNGMQGVLAAMGLTYIAFEGYEIIVQSGEEVKNPEKNIPRAVLVSLWVATLIYILVAVSVLGGIDSDRPSWMYLGELGELGLIKTAGSIMPFGFAILLFAGLVSTTSAMNATIYSSSRVAFAMARDSFLPRALSEIDVRRRTPRNSIFFSYIIISAMTLSLPIEAVAASANIMFILLFVMVNLTLILMRYKAPNLNRPFKVPFVPYLPIVAVILQFVIGYFMISMLEHGFLALAVSVLWIVLGIVIYSSYSKEKVKEAIKEEIKTVFEEGHLEERPYRILVAYANPAIGKMLLEFSDFIAKAKNGEIKVMNVVKLPEQTPLKAGMKLVREQIEEIDELLRIPSSPAKGVIKVAHSVSDAIISEAAEYKANLVVLGWRGRTFRRDFVFGSTIDPVLLKAPCDVIVTRPEPGFNIKKVERVLIPTAGGPHVRFALQLVKDLMQISKFDVSLCFVGKNESELRKGKAVIEACRKESGIDADEILKLSDDPIKGIAEIARNYDMMFVGASDEPFFKNFIKGMFVEKLVKETNKTVVMVRKKIKVYDIIRRLF; encoded by the coding sequence ATGATGTCTCAGAAAATTGAGGTCAAGCTAAACAAAGACCTTGGCTTTTTTGACATAACAATGATAGGCATCGCGGGAATGATTGGTGCCGGTGTTTTCGCGTTGACAGGGATTGCTGCAGGCATCTCTGGCCCAGCACTGATCATTGCGTTCTTCTTCAATGGCCTCATTGCAACCATTACAGCTTTGGCTTATGCAGAACTCGGCTCCTCGATGCCACAGGCAGGAGGAGGGTACGTCTGGATCAAGGAGAGCTTCCCACAGTCAGCCGGATTTATAGCCGGGTGGATCGACTGGTTCGCACACAGCGTTGCCTGTGCATTATATGCCGTAACCTTTGGAGCTTTTGTTGCAGTCATTCTTGAGGGCTATATGCCCTTCATTCTGGTTTCAAAAGTCTCATCATTTTTAGCCGTTACATTATTCGCGTATGTGAACTATATTGGCGTTAAGGAGAGTGGAAAGGTTGGAGGGATAATAACTCTAACCAAGGTAGTCATACTGCTCGTTTTCACGATCTTTGGAGTTTACAGAACATTCTCAAACCCGGAATGGGTGTTGAGGTTCACACCCTTTATGCCGAACGGTATGCAGGGTGTGCTTGCTGCGATGGGTTTAACATACATAGCCTTTGAAGGCTACGAGATCATCGTACAGAGCGGTGAGGAAGTTAAGAACCCGGAAAAGAACATTCCCAGGGCGGTTCTCGTATCGCTGTGGGTTGCTACACTGATATATATTCTTGTAGCAGTCTCCGTTCTTGGAGGAATAGACAGCGACAGGCCAAGCTGGATGTACCTGGGTGAGCTTGGAGAGCTCGGCCTGATAAAGACTGCTGGAAGCATAATGCCCTTTGGCTTCGCAATTCTGCTTTTTGCCGGACTGGTTTCAACCACGAGTGCGATGAACGCCACGATATACTCATCATCAAGGGTCGCCTTTGCGATGGCAAGGGACTCGTTTTTACCGAGAGCACTCTCGGAGATAGATGTCAGGAGAAGAACTCCGCGAAACTCGATCTTTTTCTCGTACATAATAATCTCTGCAATGACTCTGAGCTTGCCAATAGAGGCTGTTGCAGCATCTGCAAACATAATGTTCATCCTGCTCTTCGTGATGGTGAATCTCACACTCATACTGATGCGTTACAAGGCTCCGAACCTAAACAGGCCGTTTAAGGTTCCTTTCGTTCCGTATCTGCCGATAGTAGCGGTGATCCTTCAGTTTGTTATAGGGTACTTCATGATATCGATGCTCGAGCACGGTTTCCTCGCCCTGGCAGTTTCGGTGCTCTGGATTGTGCTCGGGATAGTGATATACTCTTCCTATTCTAAGGAGAAGGTCAAGGAGGCGATAAAAGAGGAGATAAAAACAGTGTTCGAGGAAGGACACCTTGAGGAGAGGCCGTACAGAATACTCGTTGCATACGCGAATCCGGCGATAGGGAAGATGCTTCTCGAGTTTTCAGATTTCATAGCCAAAGCCAAGAATGGCGAGATAAAGGTCATGAATGTTGTAAAGCTCCCGGAACAGACACCGCTGAAGGCTGGGATGAAGCTTGTAAGAGAGCAAATAGAAGAGATCGATGAGTTACTGAGAATCCCATCATCTCCAGCCAAGGGAGTTATAAAAGTAGCTCACAGCGTTAGTGATGCGATAATAAGTGAGGCTGCAGAATACAAGGCAAATCTTGTCGTTCTTGGATGGAGGGGCAGAACATTCAGAAGGGATTTCGTGTTTGGTAGCACAATTGATCCTGTGCTGCTCAAAGCCCCATGTGATGTTATTGTCACAAGACCCGAACCTGGTTTCAACATAAAGAAAGTTGAGAGAGTCCTGATTCCCACCGCAGGAGGGCCGCATGTCAGGTTTGCTCTCCAGCTTGTCAAGGATCTGATGCAGATTTCAAAATTCGATGTCTCGCTGTGCTTTGTCGGAAAGAATGAAAGTGAGCTCAGGAAAGGTAAAGCCGTGATAGAGGCTTGCAGGAAGGAGAGCGGAATAGATGCAGATGAGATCCTGAAGCTATCCGATGACCCGATAAAAGGCATAGCAGAGATTGCCAGAAACTACGACATGATGTTCGTTGGGGCAAGTGACGAGCCATTTTTCAAGAATTTCATAAAGGGCATGTTTGTTGAAAAGCTCGTGAAGGAGACCAATAAAACGGTTGTGATGGTCAGAAAGAAGATTAAGGTGTACGATATTATCAGAAGATTGTTTTAG
- a CDS encoding mechanosensitive ion channel family protein — MIDILGQKVYGDVTVHDILFVVLMMTIATIVARIVTTNIRRALTDKMKRDQLELILKIVYYGIITIAFITVMPTLGLNLSGLLVAGGIAGIIIGFASQSVVSNLVSGIFLISEKPIKIGDQISVDGVAGYVEDIHILSTVVRTYDGLYVRIPNEKVFTSSITNYVANVARRFEYVVGIRYSDDAEKAIQIINRLIDEHPFALKNPEPQIFVNELGDNAVNIVVRIWGPSTEWYSIKTELLWKIKKELEENGIEIPFPQRTVWFANDLKLKNNEKD; from the coding sequence ATGATCGACATACTGGGGCAGAAGGTTTACGGGGATGTGACCGTTCATGATATCCTGTTCGTAGTCCTGATGATGACAATAGCGACCATTGTGGCAAGAATAGTCACCACAAACATAAGGAGGGCATTAACGGACAAGATGAAGAGAGATCAGCTCGAGTTGATCCTCAAAATCGTCTATTATGGCATCATCACGATCGCTTTCATAACAGTCATGCCCACTCTCGGTCTGAATCTCTCCGGACTGCTGGTTGCCGGAGGTATAGCCGGTATCATTATAGGTTTCGCAAGCCAGAGTGTAGTCTCCAATTTAGTTTCTGGGATCTTCCTGATATCCGAGAAGCCGATAAAGATCGGAGATCAGATCAGTGTGGACGGGGTTGCTGGATATGTTGAGGACATACACATTCTGTCCACAGTGGTTCGAACCTACGATGGTCTGTATGTGAGAATACCGAACGAGAAGGTATTCACATCCAGCATAACCAACTATGTTGCGAATGTTGCAAGGAGGTTTGAGTATGTGGTTGGCATCCGCTACAGCGATGATGCTGAGAAGGCCATTCAAATAATAAATAGACTGATCGATGAGCATCCATTCGCCTTAAAGAATCCCGAGCCGCAGATTTTTGTGAATGAACTGGGAGATAATGCTGTGAACATCGTGGTCAGGATATGGGGTCCCTCCACTGAATGGTACTCCATAAAGACAGAACTGCTGTGGAAAATAAAGAAGGAGCTAGAGGAGAACGGCATAGAGATACCCTTCCCGCAGAGAACCGTCTGGTTTGCAAATGACCTGAAACTTAAAAATAATGAAAAGGACTAA
- a CDS encoding DUF432 domain-containing protein — MYGYFDLSEFSAEFDSVRIRIESDGFYRYIRESPDGKKEKIILTKDGRIIINPVEPVNLPKEITNFLLIRFKKPVFIEPKTSMEVNLTFPVEIGVFLAAKKRVDVIDIFSLQKPKYTLYGNPRMGIICRYWESDVYSDVPDVDGFREGVMRLRITNSSDEWIEVTNAVFDIFGMKIYYDTMVCSSASMNILSHKVAETFFLNQPLREGMKKALELYTSRKIPVMKKKFVMEWGI; from the coding sequence GTGTACGGTTACTTCGATCTCTCCGAGTTCTCAGCAGAGTTTGATAGTGTCAGAATCAGAATCGAAAGTGATGGTTTTTACAGATACATTCGGGAAAGCCCTGATGGAAAGAAAGAAAAAATCATCCTTACCAAAGATGGTAGAATCATAATCAACCCTGTTGAGCCCGTGAACCTGCCAAAGGAGATAACAAATTTTTTGCTGATCCGGTTTAAGAAACCGGTTTTTATTGAACCCAAAACATCAATGGAAGTAAACTTAACTTTCCCTGTAGAAATCGGAGTTTTTCTTGCTGCGAAGAAAAGGGTTGATGTTATAGACATCTTCAGTCTTCAAAAACCCAAGTACACGCTGTATGGAAACCCCAGAATGGGAATAATCTGCAGGTACTGGGAGAGCGACGTTTACAGTGATGTTCCAGATGTGGATGGCTTTAGGGAAGGAGTTATGCGGTTGAGGATCACAAACAGCTCGGATGAATGGATAGAGGTGACCAATGCTGTTTTCGATATCTTCGGAATGAAGATCTACTACGACACCATGGTCTGTTCATCAGCCTCAATGAACATACTCTCACATAAGGTTGCTGAAACCTTCTTTTTAAATCAGCCTTTAAGGGAGGGAATGAAAAAGGCTCTGGAGCTATACACATCGAGAAAGATACCGGTAATGAAAAAGAAATTCGTCATGGAGTGGGGAATATGA
- a CDS encoding DUF58 domain-containing protein: MKREDVLITLIFLLFVHGYLFRNVFSAILAFSIAVYLSHIRSQFTPKVVAWRDMKKWLQEGHRVKVRLKLKNHDGKVKVHISEELPFGFKAELPSPLILKENEEKEVEYSIIPAKGAYTIKGPKIIASDVRELYYQEFFAESEFEVEVYPSLDRIKEEVEIDTGILSLKSILIGLQSVEIDSLREYQPGDYVKYIDWKATARLGELIVREFLKEVEGDIYIILDAGFEMRKGVRNAKIDYATTLTLQLISALKRYRVGLIVYDDFGVKHKIEPSKSPDRIKKAIRSLNLTPVYSNIIGVKVPEISFRLKEESSRFLRKVLPVIKRRKSISTGLFEAVGSITSTGFLIFISDITAHTVELAKVLVALRDKHKILLITPNPILFYDESKLDKEKILWLYRRYVERDEIVKRFSRIVPTLDLGPSDLIEVIRGAL; the protein is encoded by the coding sequence ATGAAAAGAGAGGATGTTCTGATAACACTGATCTTCTTGCTGTTCGTCCACGGATACCTGTTCAGAAATGTTTTTTCTGCCATACTTGCCTTCTCCATTGCGGTCTATCTTTCGCACATTCGCTCTCAGTTCACGCCAAAGGTTGTTGCATGGCGAGATATGAAAAAATGGTTGCAGGAAGGTCACAGGGTAAAGGTAAGATTGAAGCTGAAGAACCATGATGGTAAGGTAAAGGTTCATATCTCCGAGGAACTTCCTTTCGGATTCAAGGCTGAATTACCATCTCCACTCATCTTGAAAGAAAATGAGGAGAAAGAGGTTGAATATTCGATCATACCTGCGAAAGGAGCATATACGATCAAAGGCCCAAAGATCATAGCATCAGATGTTAGAGAGCTATACTATCAGGAATTTTTTGCTGAATCAGAGTTTGAGGTGGAAGTTTATCCATCTCTGGATAGAATAAAAGAAGAAGTCGAAATTGATACTGGGATATTATCTCTTAAAAGTATTCTGATCGGTCTGCAAAGCGTGGAGATAGATTCTTTGAGGGAGTACCAGCCGGGAGATTATGTGAAATACATAGACTGGAAAGCCACAGCAAGGCTTGGTGAACTGATAGTGAGGGAGTTTCTTAAAGAGGTTGAGGGAGACATTTACATCATACTGGATGCCGGTTTTGAGATGCGGAAGGGTGTGAGAAATGCGAAGATAGATTACGCCACAACACTGACGCTCCAGCTTATAAGCGCGCTGAAGAGGTACAGGGTTGGTCTAATAGTGTATGATGATTTTGGGGTGAAGCACAAGATAGAGCCATCAAAATCTCCAGATCGAATAAAGAAGGCTATCAGGTCCCTGAACCTGACTCCCGTATACTCCAACATTATTGGGGTAAAGGTTCCTGAAATAAGTTTTAGGTTGAAAGAAGAAAGTAGCAGGTTTTTGAGGAAAGTTCTTCCTGTGATAAAGAGAAGAAAGAGCATATCAACAGGATTGTTTGAAGCTGTTGGGTCGATAACCTCAACAGGTTTTCTTATTTTCATCTCAGACATAACAGCCCATACAGTGGAGCTTGCCAAGGTTCTGGTTGCATTGAGAGATAAACATAAGATACTGCTCATAACACCGAATCCGATTTTGTTTTACGATGAATCTAAACTCGATAAAGAGAAAATTTTATGGCTTTACAGAAGGTATGTAGAGAGGGATGAAATCGTGAAGAGATTTAGCCGGATAGTTCCAACACTGGATCTGGGGCCTTCAGATCTTATAGAGGTTATACGGGGTGCTCTGTAA
- a CDS encoding AAA family ATPase — MKGIEFMKKLKDEITKAVVGKEDVLELLAVALLSRGHVLLEGIPGVAKTTIAKAFAKAIGLKFSRVQITLDLMPADIVGGAYYDQRTSEFKIKKGPIFANVVLADEINRATPKTQSALLEAMQERQVTIEGTTFELPDPFLLIATMNPIEAEGVYKLPEAQLDRFMMKIQMGYPYKDEEILLLKRKESGDFGEIQRIVDREDVLKLIDEAGRIKVSDEVISYIYEISFRTRTDDRVLLGASPRALEHLLFASKSLAFLRGRDYVVPDDVKELATSILAHRILIKAEYEIDGLKAEDLIKEILEEVEVSK; from the coding sequence ATGAAAGGTATAGAGTTCATGAAAAAGTTGAAGGATGAAATAACAAAGGCTGTCGTTGGTAAAGAAGATGTGCTGGAGCTTTTAGCAGTAGCCCTTTTATCCAGAGGTCATGTTCTGCTTGAAGGCATACCTGGTGTGGCAAAAACAACAATTGCCAAAGCGTTTGCGAAAGCCATTGGGCTAAAATTTTCGAGAGTTCAGATAACTCTCGATTTAATGCCCGCAGATATAGTAGGAGGAGCTTACTACGATCAGAGAACCTCTGAATTCAAAATCAAGAAGGGCCCGATCTTTGCCAATGTTGTTCTTGCAGATGAAATAAACCGTGCAACACCTAAAACTCAGTCTGCTTTGCTGGAGGCCATGCAAGAAAGACAGGTAACAATAGAGGGTACAACCTTCGAACTGCCAGATCCCTTTTTGCTGATAGCAACGATGAACCCAATCGAGGCTGAAGGTGTTTACAAGCTGCCAGAAGCTCAGCTTGACAGGTTCATGATGAAAATCCAGATGGGTTATCCATATAAAGATGAGGAGATACTTCTGCTAAAAAGGAAAGAATCTGGAGATTTTGGTGAGATTCAAAGAATCGTGGATAGGGAAGACGTTCTCAAGCTCATAGATGAAGCTGGCAGGATTAAAGTTAGCGATGAAGTGATAAGCTACATCTATGAAATCTCTTTCAGAACCAGAACCGATGACAGAGTTTTGCTGGGTGCGAGTCCAAGAGCCCTCGAGCATCTGCTCTTTGCCTCGAAATCTCTCGCTTTCCTGCGAGGAAGAGACTATGTAGTTCCAGATGATGTTAAGGAATTGGCCACCTCTATACTGGCTCATCGAATCTTAATTAAGGCAGAATACGAGATAGATGGATTAAAGGCTGAGGATCTGATTAAGGAGATCCTTGAGGAAGTAGAGGTCTCAAAATGA
- a CDS encoding DUF4350 domain-containing protein, whose translation MRVIYAFLIFAGILLLILPTAIPVIKTSSEFSLFNTKWNGCSEFARFLMTKGEVIPVMYSYNTIDLKSDGALIIVGPDVGFSQLEAEEIDKFLENGGVLLLADDFGTANSLLEKLAVKARFSSQPLEDIFYSKRSEFPVIIRIDRELAVGVDRVVLNIPASVTGGEGKAFSSKVSVGKSHTILAEVKRGNGKIILLSDPSVLMNDMFDENRKFIENLVDYLGVKRFYFDEAHHSDFNPYSITTVYVQKELDRGKAFNVFLLVFALAVLIESGIAGKILNSVVGILNRLLSRILKMEENIFEDLPDWVDRKVLEKMLNEIKTGSRFGDANERYRVHEKVEG comes from the coding sequence ATGAGGGTAATCTATGCTTTTCTAATTTTCGCGGGAATTCTTCTGCTCATTCTTCCAACAGCCATCCCTGTAATAAAAACATCATCCGAATTCAGCTTGTTCAATACCAAATGGAATGGTTGCTCGGAATTTGCCAGGTTTCTCATGACTAAAGGTGAAGTAATCCCGGTCATGTATTCATACAACACGATAGACCTCAAATCAGATGGTGCCCTGATAATTGTGGGACCTGATGTTGGTTTTTCACAGCTTGAAGCTGAGGAGATAGATAAGTTCCTTGAAAATGGTGGAGTCCTACTGCTTGCGGATGATTTTGGAACGGCAAACAGTCTGCTTGAGAAACTTGCCGTTAAAGCCAGATTCTCTTCACAGCCATTAGAGGACATATTCTACAGCAAAAGATCGGAGTTTCCAGTTATAATCAGAATCGATAGGGAACTGGCTGTTGGTGTAGATAGAGTTGTGCTCAACATTCCGGCATCTGTTACTGGGGGAGAAGGTAAAGCCTTCTCAAGCAAAGTTTCTGTGGGTAAGAGCCATACGATTTTGGCGGAAGTTAAACGTGGTAACGGAAAAATAATCCTGCTCTCTGATCCGAGCGTGTTGATGAACGATATGTTTGATGAAAACAGGAAGTTCATAGAGAACTTGGTGGATTATCTTGGTGTGAAGAGGTTTTACTTTGATGAGGCACATCATTCAGACTTCAATCCATATTCAATCACTACTGTTTATGTGCAAAAGGAACTCGACAGAGGAAAAGCCTTTAATGTATTTCTTTTAGTTTTTGCTTTGGCAGTACTTATAGAGAGTGGAATTGCTGGCAAAATTTTGAACTCTGTTGTTGGAATTTTGAACAGATTGTTGAGCAGAATTCTGAAAATGGAAGAAAACATATTTGAAGACCTGCCTGACTGGGTTGATAGAAAGGTTCTCGAAAAAATGCTGAATGAAATAAAAACTGGTTCAAGGTTTGGTGATGCAAATGAAAGGTATAGAGTTCATGAAAAAGTTGAAGGATGA
- a CDS encoding adenosylhomocysteinase, translated as MDFLESGYGKIEWAERHMKVMEKIREIFSKEKPLEGYKIGMALHVEAKTAVLVKTLVAGGAEVAITGCNPLSSQDDVSAALRDMGIECYAKRGMSDEEYYSALNKVLDSKPDVIIDDGADLIFLLHGERYDLAERVLGASEETTTGVIRIRAMEREGILSFPVIDVNDALTKYLFDNRYGTGQSTWDGVLRATNMLIAGKKVVVAGYGWCGRGIAMRAKGLGAKVIITEVDEIRALEAVMDGFEVMKMEDAAKVGDIFITATGNRDVIVEDHFKLMKDGAILANSGHFNVEINIPSLERLSKSKREVRNWVTEYDLGDKRLYLLAEGRLVNLVSGDGHPIEVMDMSFSDQALAVRYIVENHEKLENKVYRLPEELDRMVARLKLKSMGVDIDELSESQKKYLSDWRQGT; from the coding sequence ATGGATTTTCTTGAATCAGGTTATGGAAAGATAGAGTGGGCAGAAAGGCACATGAAGGTCATGGAAAAAATAAGAGAGATCTTCTCGAAGGAAAAACCGCTCGAGGGTTATAAAATTGGCATGGCCCTGCATGTCGAGGCCAAGACTGCCGTGCTCGTGAAAACCTTGGTCGCTGGTGGTGCAGAAGTGGCAATAACGGGGTGCAATCCTCTGAGTTCTCAGGATGATGTGTCAGCGGCTTTGAGGGACATGGGTATTGAGTGTTACGCAAAGAGAGGAATGAGCGATGAGGAGTACTATTCAGCCCTTAACAAGGTTCTGGACTCGAAGCCCGATGTTATTATAGATGATGGAGCTGACCTGATCTTTCTGCTGCATGGAGAGAGGTATGATCTTGCTGAAAGAGTTCTGGGAGCGAGCGAGGAAACCACTACTGGAGTTATAAGAATAAGGGCTATGGAGAGGGAAGGGATTCTGAGTTTTCCGGTTATAGATGTGAATGACGCTTTAACGAAATACCTGTTTGACAATAGATATGGGACTGGACAGTCAACATGGGATGGCGTTCTCAGAGCAACCAACATGCTTATAGCTGGCAAAAAAGTTGTTGTGGCTGGCTATGGCTGGTGCGGTAGAGGCATAGCGATGAGAGCGAAAGGACTGGGAGCGAAAGTAATAATCACGGAAGTTGATGAGATCAGGGCCCTGGAGGCTGTGATGGATGGTTTTGAGGTCATGAAGATGGAGGATGCGGCCAAAGTGGGTGATATATTCATAACCGCTACTGGTAACAGGGATGTAATAGTTGAGGATCATTTCAAGCTGATGAAGGATGGGGCTATTCTTGCAAACTCAGGACATTTCAATGTCGAGATCAACATTCCGAGCCTTGAAAGGTTGAGTAAGAGCAAAAGAGAGGTCAGAAATTGGGTAACTGAATATGATCTCGGTGATAAGAGACTCTACCTGCTTGCCGAAGGCAGACTGGTTAATCTGGTTTCTGGAGATGGGCATCCGATAGAAGTGATGGACATGAGCTTCTCCGATCAGGCTCTGGCCGTGAGATACATTGTCGAGAATCATGAAAAGCTGGAAAATAAGGTGTACAGGCTTCCAGAGGAACTTGACAGGATGGTTGCAAGGCTTAAGCTGAAGTCCATGGGTGTTGATATCGATGAACTGAGCGAATCGCAGAAGAAGTACCTGTCTGACTGGAGGCAGGGCACATAA
- a CDS encoding DHH family phosphoesterase — MTEISESESKTLVDKEGNKAENGDFDYLVIGCGSLGFNVLKELARRGKKALAVDSSQEKIEVLKDQDFNALIGDASNEDFLLSFDYDRISVVFILIPDFEVVKRAIKLIRNVSRSVFIIARASTGKEKEELEMLGADAVITPSYAMTRIAIETLDRIETLRRLKKFKEVLNSMKGSKLAIFTHDNPDPDALSSAMALKEIAKKLGVEADILYYGEISHQENKAMVNLLEIELVHAKDVDIYTYENFALVDSSAVGVNNSIPKDVKLNIVIDHHPAENVEADFVDIRDDVGSTATIMTNYMVEMNMVPSRMLATALFFGIKSETHEFKRNARTQDFSAAAMLYPYVDHDLIERMEGPALSYETLDVLGTAIKNREIYPPVLISFAGFISEKDAITQAADLLLKLEGISTVLVFGVVRDVIHLSARNVDVRMNIGEVLRKAFGDVGSAGGHAHAGGGQIPLGIFGEIGDKEILSKLIKEAIKRRFLQAIGIEGTSE, encoded by the coding sequence ATGACCGAAATATCTGAATCTGAATCCAAAACTCTGGTAGATAAAGAGGGTAATAAAGCCGAGAATGGTGACTTTGATTATCTTGTAATCGGATGTGGCAGCCTTGGATTCAATGTTCTGAAGGAGCTTGCGCGGAGGGGTAAGAAAGCCCTCGCAGTGGATTCCTCGCAGGAAAAGATTGAGGTACTGAAAGATCAGGACTTCAATGCTCTGATTGGGGACGCCTCTAACGAAGATTTCCTGCTCTCTTTCGATTATGATAGGATATCCGTTGTTTTCATACTCATACCCGATTTTGAGGTAGTAAAGAGAGCCATAAAGCTGATCAGGAATGTATCAAGATCTGTTTTTATTATAGCGAGGGCCAGCACTGGAAAGGAGAAGGAAGAACTCGAAATGCTCGGGGCGGATGCAGTTATAACACCATCCTACGCAATGACAAGAATCGCAATCGAAACGCTTGATAGAATTGAGACCCTCAGGAGGCTGAAGAAGTTCAAGGAAGTTTTGAACAGTATGAAGGGATCGAAGCTTGCAATATTCACCCATGATAACCCCGATCCGGATGCTTTATCTTCTGCCATGGCTCTCAAAGAGATAGCCAAAAAGCTGGGTGTTGAGGCAGATATACTGTACTACGGAGAGATATCTCATCAGGAAAACAAGGCCATGGTTAATCTGCTCGAAATAGAGCTTGTACATGCCAAGGATGTTGATATTTATACCTACGAGAACTTTGCACTCGTTGATTCATCAGCCGTTGGAGTTAATAACTCCATACCCAAGGATGTGAAGCTGAACATCGTGATAGACCACCATCCCGCAGAGAATGTTGAAGCTGACTTTGTTGACATAAGGGACGATGTCGGCTCGACAGCAACCATAATGACAAACTACATGGTTGAGATGAACATGGTACCCAGCAGAATGCTCGCAACTGCACTGTTCTTTGGAATCAAAAGCGAAACCCATGAGTTCAAGAGGAACGCGAGAACCCAGGACTTCTCCGCTGCAGCCATGCTGTATCCATATGTTGATCATGATTTGATTGAGAGAATGGAGGGCCCGGCATTATCCTATGAGACGCTCGATGTGCTGGGAACTGCGATAAAGAACAGAGAGATATATCCACCAGTGTTGATAAGCTTTGCGGGGTTCATAAGTGAGAAAGACGCAATAACTCAGGCAGCAGATTTGCTGCTGAAGCTTGAGGGGATCTCCACAGTTCTCGTGTTCGGAGTTGTCAGAGATGTTATTCATCTCTCGGCCAGAAATGTTGATGTCAGGATGAATATCGGAGAAGTGCTGAGGAAGGCTTTTGGTGATGTGGGTAGTGCTGGTGGACATGCCCACGCTGGTGGAGGTCAGATTCCTCTTGGAATATTCGGGGAGATTGGAGATAAGGAAATTCTGAGCAAGCTGATAAAGGAAGCTATAAAAAGGAGATTCCTGCAGGCAATTGGTATTGAGGGGACATCTGAATGA
- a CDS encoding MazG nucleotide pyrophosphohydrolase domain-containing protein, with translation MDVSDLQRKIAEKYLEVDKKSGELFLLAVLFEEVGELAEAVRKNDVEAIEEELCDVMFMVLSIANYYGLMFERRLYEKYIEDDPSSRWDLRQ, from the coding sequence ATGGATGTCAGCGATTTGCAGAGAAAAATTGCAGAAAAATATTTAGAGGTTGATAAGAAGTCAGGTGAGCTCTTCTTACTGGCGGTTTTATTTGAAGAAGTAGGAGAACTGGCAGAAGCTGTGAGGAAAAATGATGTCGAGGCTATTGAAGAGGAATTATGTGATGTCATGTTCATGGTGCTATCGATAGCCAATTACTATGGACTAATGTTCGAAAGAAGGCTGTATGAGAAGTACATAGAAGATGATCCGAGTTCGAGATGGGATCTCAGGCAGTAG